The Rhizobium leguminosarum genome includes a region encoding these proteins:
- the osmF gene encoding ABC transporter substrate-binding protein, translating to MLKKLALAVSLSAFAAGAAHAADVVVSSKIDTEGTLLGNVIALALEANGIKTQDRIALGATPVVRKAITAGEIDIYPEYTGNAGFFFNKADDAAWKNIDQGYELAKKLDYDANKIVWLTPSPANNTWALAVRSDVAGPNNLKSLTDFGKWIAGGGAAKLAASAEFVNSAGALPAFQTTYGFQLKPDQMVVLSGGDTAATIKAAADQTNGVNTAMVYGTDGAIEAAELTVLEDDKNVQQVYAPTPIIREEVLKANPKIEEVLSPIFKSLTADELRKLNAKIQVDGEPAKSVAEAYLKEKGFLK from the coding sequence ATGCTGAAGAAACTCGCACTTGCCGTTTCGCTCTCCGCCTTCGCGGCGGGTGCGGCCCATGCCGCCGACGTCGTCGTCTCGTCGAAGATCGACACGGAAGGCACGCTGCTCGGCAACGTCATTGCGCTCGCTCTTGAAGCGAACGGCATCAAGACGCAGGACCGCATCGCGCTTGGCGCTACACCGGTCGTGCGCAAGGCGATCACCGCCGGCGAAATCGATATCTATCCCGAATATACCGGCAATGCCGGCTTCTTCTTCAACAAGGCCGATGATGCCGCCTGGAAGAACATCGACCAGGGCTATGAGCTGGCGAAGAAGCTCGATTACGACGCCAACAAGATCGTCTGGCTGACGCCGTCACCGGCTAATAACACCTGGGCGCTTGCCGTGCGCAGCGACGTCGCCGGCCCGAACAACTTGAAGAGCCTCACCGACTTCGGCAAATGGATTGCCGGCGGCGGTGCCGCCAAGCTTGCCGCCTCCGCCGAATTCGTCAATTCGGCCGGCGCGCTTCCCGCTTTCCAGACGACCTACGGCTTTCAGCTGAAGCCCGACCAGATGGTCGTGCTTTCCGGCGGCGACACAGCGGCGACGATCAAGGCGGCCGCCGACCAGACGAACGGCGTCAACACCGCCATGGTCTACGGCACCGACGGCGCCATCGAAGCGGCCGAACTGACCGTTCTCGAAGACGACAAGAATGTGCAGCAGGTCTATGCTCCGACGCCGATCATCCGCGAAGAGGTGTTGAAGGCTAATCCGAAGATCGAGGAAGTGCTGTCGCCGATCTTTAAGAGCCTGACCGCCGACGAGTTGCGCAAGCTCAACGCCAAGATCCAGGTCGACGGCGAGCCGGCAAAGTCCGTTGCCGAAGCCTATCTCAAGGAAAAGGGTTTCCTGAAGTAG
- a CDS encoding LysR family transcriptional regulator, protein MHLGALFIASHVLTSGSVRETARRFQLSPSTVSTAIHNLETELAMTLTERASGELATLIASGRVLEGLEPIMAAIGELGQWAGHDGAGAEIDEAWTSRIPVKIVTMERFLEVADQGSINRAARRLRLGQPQLSLQLANLEKFLRHRLFERQAQGSVLTEEGRRAYQIFMAISQAWNDLKSSADERYRRTARSLRIGSIIPTGSESWVARCLGSLVSEWNIRRNNNAISLVSMTADDLREALKSGRIDVAILDSVFGLESFRHRELLQTEMVVIAPLDSTETSVADLVAGHPICMPSPRTGLGHAAMAFSYERAPNRRLRGQDITAADSLPVIVDLVANHGYVSFLGRVSAMPIADKVRIVDLDEHLPMSYHVAFNHRKAAADACTMIIEAAARITSEPVARTITLTDAGARETAA, encoded by the coding sequence TTGCATCTTGGTGCCCTGTTCATCGCAAGCCATGTCCTGACCTCCGGTTCGGTCCGCGAGACCGCGCGGCGCTTCCAGCTGTCGCCCTCCACCGTCTCGACGGCAATCCATAATCTCGAGACCGAACTGGCGATGACGCTGACGGAACGCGCCTCCGGCGAGCTGGCGACGCTGATTGCGAGCGGCAGGGTGCTGGAAGGCCTGGAGCCGATCATGGCTGCGATCGGCGAGCTCGGCCAATGGGCCGGTCACGACGGCGCCGGCGCTGAGATCGACGAGGCCTGGACATCCCGCATTCCCGTCAAGATCGTCACGATGGAGCGTTTTCTCGAAGTTGCCGACCAGGGCAGCATCAACCGGGCCGCCCGCCGCCTTCGCCTCGGTCAGCCGCAGCTTTCGCTTCAGCTTGCCAATCTTGAGAAATTTCTGAGGCACCGCCTGTTCGAGCGGCAGGCGCAGGGATCGGTGCTGACGGAGGAGGGCAGGCGCGCCTACCAGATCTTCATGGCGATCAGCCAGGCGTGGAACGATCTCAAATCGTCGGCCGACGAGCGTTATCGGCGCACCGCTCGGTCGCTGCGCATCGGTTCGATCATCCCGACCGGATCGGAAAGCTGGGTGGCGCGCTGCCTGGGCTCGCTCGTGTCGGAATGGAATATACGCCGCAACAACAATGCGATCTCGCTGGTCTCGATGACCGCCGACGATTTGCGCGAGGCGCTGAAGAGCGGCCGCATCGATGTCGCGATCCTGGATTCGGTCTTCGGGCTGGAAAGCTTCCGGCATCGCGAACTGCTGCAGACCGAGATGGTGGTGATCGCGCCGCTTGACAGTACCGAGACCAGCGTCGCCGATCTCGTCGCCGGCCACCCGATCTGCATGCCGAGCCCGCGCACAGGCCTCGGCCACGCCGCCATGGCCTTCAGCTACGAACGCGCGCCCAACCGGCGCCTGCGCGGCCAGGATATCACCGCGGCGGATTCGCTGCCCGTCATCGTCGACCTCGTCGCCAATCACGGCTACGTCTCCTTCCTCGGCCGGGTCAGCGCCATGCCGATTGCCGACAAGGTGCGTATCGTCGATCTCGACGAGCATCTGCCGATGTCCTATCACGTCGCCTTCAACCATCGCAAAGCCGCCGCCGATGCCTGCACAATGATCATCGAGGCGGCGGCGAGAATTACGTCAGAACCCGTCGCGCGCACCATAACGCTGACGGACGCCGGAGCCAGGGAGACTGCAGCGTGA
- a CDS encoding copper homeostasis protein CutC, with protein sequence MTILLEVCVDSAEGLAAAIEGDAGRIELCSALELGGLTPVPSLMRIAARAPIPVYAMIRPHAGPFIFDGADEEAMMIDIDAVRAAGLAGVVIGANRPDGTLDMPLIHRLKAHAAGLGSTLHRAFDLVPDADQALEQAIELGCERILTSGCALKALDGIETLKRISAKAAGRIAIMPGSGIRPANVGEILKATGAHEVHGSCSSPFESADPRAVAFGFEAKSTNKTDVAIVRQMRRAIEVAG encoded by the coding sequence GTGACGATCTTGCTGGAAGTGTGCGTCGACAGCGCCGAAGGCCTTGCCGCCGCGATCGAGGGTGACGCCGGGCGCATCGAGCTCTGCTCGGCGCTGGAACTCGGTGGCCTGACGCCGGTGCCGAGCCTGATGCGGATCGCCGCCCGCGCACCCATTCCGGTCTACGCGATGATCCGCCCGCACGCCGGTCCGTTCATCTTCGACGGGGCAGATGAGGAGGCGATGATGATCGATATCGATGCCGTGCGCGCCGCTGGCCTCGCCGGTGTTGTCATCGGCGCCAACCGGCCGGATGGCACGCTCGACATGCCGTTGATCCACCGTTTGAAGGCGCATGCCGCAGGCCTCGGCTCGACGCTGCATCGCGCTTTCGATCTGGTGCCGGATGCCGACCAAGCGCTGGAACAGGCGATCGAGCTCGGCTGCGAACGTATCCTGACCTCCGGCTGCGCGCTGAAGGCGCTGGATGGTATCGAAACGCTGAAGCGCATTTCGGCAAAGGCCGCCGGCCGGATCGCCATCATGCCCGGCAGCGGCATCCGCCCCGCCAACGTCGGCGAGATATTGAAGGCGACCGGCGCCCACGAGGTCCACGGTTCCTGCAGTTCGCCGTTCGAGAGCGCCGATCCGCGCGCGGTCGCCTTCGGCTTCGAGGCGAAAAGCACGAACAAGACGGATGTCGCGATTGTCCGGCAGATGCGCAGGGCGATTGAGGTGGCGGGTTAG
- a CDS encoding IS110 family transposase: MQGKVSSERTAIATVYVGIDVCKEWLDIHLHPLGRSFRVANDTAGLRRLKRELDALGQMPRSALHIVMEATGKWHRAVQRSLHADGFYVSVVDPLRARLFAKACGFLAKTDRLDARLLAIMGEALKPAQTPPQDQALEALQELVNARSAANGERTALSNRMKTAVTAFLRKELTRRLAALDTHIARLDAEIQRSIGAEPEMRRRLDILISIPGIGAVTAASLIAGLCELGACSGKQAAMLAGLAPLACESGERAGHRAIRGGRPAPRNAIYMAALSASRHNPDLAHFAERLKKAGKPNKVVLVAVMRKLIVLANTLITKNRIWTPNPP; the protein is encoded by the coding sequence ATGCAAGGCAAGGTATCGTCCGAACGCACCGCGATAGCGACAGTTTATGTCGGTATCGATGTCTGTAAAGAGTGGCTGGACATTCATCTGCATCCTCTCGGCCGCAGTTTTCGGGTGGCCAACGACACGGCCGGCCTGCGCCGCCTCAAGCGGGAGCTCGATGCGCTTGGTCAGATGCCGCGCTCGGCGCTGCATATTGTCATGGAGGCGACCGGCAAGTGGCATCGCGCCGTCCAGCGCTCGCTGCATGCCGATGGCTTTTACGTGTCGGTCGTCGATCCGCTGCGCGCCCGGCTGTTTGCCAAAGCTTGCGGCTTTCTCGCCAAGACCGATCGGCTCGATGCGCGGCTTTTGGCCATCATGGGAGAAGCCCTCAAGCCCGCACAGACCCCACCGCAGGACCAAGCCCTGGAAGCCCTGCAGGAACTGGTCAATGCCCGATCTGCGGCCAACGGTGAACGCACCGCCCTGTCCAACCGGATGAAGACGGCCGTGACCGCCTTCCTGCGCAAGGAACTGACGCGCCGGCTTGCCGCGCTCGACACCCATATCGCAAGACTGGATGCCGAAATCCAGCGGAGCATCGGCGCCGAGCCCGAGATGCGCCGCCGCCTCGACATCCTCATCTCCATTCCCGGCATCGGAGCCGTCACCGCCGCAAGCCTGATCGCTGGCCTTTGCGAACTTGGCGCCTGCTCCGGCAAGCAGGCCGCCATGCTGGCTGGCCTTGCGCCGCTCGCCTGCGAAAGCGGCGAGCGGGCCGGACATCGCGCCATCAGGGGCGGACGCCCCGCACCCAGGAACGCCATCTACATGGCCGCCCTGTCCGCCTCCCGTCACAACCCGGACCTCGCACACTTCGCCGAAAGACTGAAGAAGGCCGGAAAACCCAATAAGGTCGTCCTCGTCGCCGTCATGCGAAAGCTCATCGTGCTCGCAAATACCCTCATCACCAAAAACCGCATCTGGACACCAAATCCACCTTGA
- a CDS encoding IS256 family transposase, which produces MTKTEDKTAVATVKDILLSNPDGLHGVLRAVMQEVLEAEMDEALGAAKGERTPERLGYRSGHYGRTLITRVGKLELRVPQDRSGHFSTELFERYQRSERALVATLAEMYVQGVSTRKVKAITEELCGHAFSASSISAINKRLDESLKAFACRPLQEPFPYLILDARYEKVREGGVVRSQAVLIAVGIDWDGRRQILSVEMAGRESRSAWKDFLLGLKARGLKGVEFVVSDDHAGLVAAIGEVIPEAAWQRCYVHFLRNALDHLPRKHGDDCLQELRWIYDRRDLAEAKTDLSAWLGKWSGKYPRLTGWVEEAIEQTLTFFRLPRTHHKHLKSTNMLERLNEEIRRRTYVVRIFPNTESCLRLVRALAVETHENWMEANRYINMDDLREHKKLALRNAA; this is translated from the coding sequence ATGACCAAGACAGAAGATAAGACTGCTGTTGCTACCGTCAAAGACATTCTGCTTTCGAACCCCGATGGGCTGCACGGGGTGCTGCGCGCGGTGATGCAGGAGGTCCTTGAAGCCGAGATGGACGAGGCTTTGGGAGCCGCGAAAGGCGAACGCACGCCCGAGCGGCTCGGCTACCGCTCCGGCCATTACGGCCGCACGCTGATAACGCGGGTGGGCAAGTTGGAACTCAGGGTGCCGCAGGACCGCTCGGGACACTTCTCCACCGAGCTGTTCGAACGCTACCAGCGCTCGGAGCGGGCGCTGGTCGCCACGCTGGCCGAGATGTATGTGCAGGGGGTGTCGACGCGCAAGGTCAAGGCGATCACCGAAGAACTGTGCGGGCATGCGTTCTCGGCCTCATCGATCTCGGCGATCAACAAGCGGCTCGATGAAAGCCTAAAGGCCTTTGCCTGCCGCCCGCTTCAAGAGCCCTTTCCCTATCTCATCCTCGATGCCCGTTATGAGAAGGTCAGAGAGGGCGGCGTCGTCAGGAGCCAGGCGGTGCTGATCGCCGTCGGCATCGACTGGGACGGCCGGCGGCAAATCCTGTCCGTCGAGATGGCCGGCCGCGAGAGCCGCTCGGCCTGGAAGGACTTCCTGTTGGGATTGAAAGCCCGCGGCCTCAAGGGTGTCGAGTTCGTCGTCTCCGACGATCATGCCGGCCTCGTCGCGGCGATCGGCGAAGTCATTCCGGAAGCCGCCTGGCAGCGCTGCTATGTGCACTTCCTGCGCAATGCGCTCGACCATCTGCCACGCAAGCACGGCGACGATTGCCTGCAGGAACTGCGATGGATCTACGACCGGCGCGATCTCGCCGAGGCGAAAACCGATCTTTCCGCCTGGCTTGGCAAATGGTCGGGAAAATATCCACGGCTGACCGGCTGGGTCGAGGAAGCCATCGAGCAGACGCTCACTTTCTTCCGGCTACCGCGCACTCACCACAAGCATCTCAAGAGCACCAACATGCTCGAGCGCCTCAACGAGGAAATCCGTCGTAGAACCTACGTCGTGCGCATCTTTCCCAACACCGAAAGCTGCCTGCGCCTGGTCAGGGCGCTTGCCGTCGAAACCCACGAAAACTGGATGGAGGCCAATCGATACATCAACATGGACGATCTCAGAGAGCATAAGAAACTCGCTCTCCGCAATGCCGCATGA
- a CDS encoding zinc-binding alcohol dehydrogenase family protein, which yields MKAVLCREPGVLDIVERPSPAPPAAGWVRLAVSHVGICGTDYHIFEGKHPFLEYPRVMGHEISATVLEAGDDVTIAVGTPVIVNPYLSCGQCIACRQGKPNCCTNIKVLGVHTDGAFCEEISVPAENLYAAEGLSLEAAATTEFLAIGAHAVRRSMTGAGARALVIGAGPIGLGAAIFSRIAGHEVTLLDTSTERLQMASDRFGFTSGIVANEATTEAVRDKTNGDGFDVVFDATGYGPSMEKAFSFVAHGGALVLVSVVKDDIRFSDPEFHKREMMVIGSRNATRVDFEHVADSIAKGLVPVDKLITHRTTLADAPRDLARWAHEKNGLIKAVISIGG from the coding sequence ATGAAAGCAGTTCTTTGCCGGGAGCCCGGCGTGCTCGATATCGTCGAGCGTCCTTCGCCAGCGCCTCCCGCCGCCGGCTGGGTGCGGCTTGCCGTCAGCCATGTCGGCATCTGCGGCACCGACTATCATATCTTCGAGGGCAAACATCCCTTCCTCGAATATCCCCGGGTGATGGGGCATGAGATCTCGGCGACGGTGCTGGAAGCGGGCGACGACGTCACTATCGCGGTCGGCACGCCCGTCATCGTCAATCCCTATCTCTCCTGCGGGCAGTGTATCGCCTGCCGCCAGGGCAAGCCGAATTGCTGCACCAATATCAAGGTGCTCGGCGTCCATACCGACGGCGCCTTCTGCGAGGAGATTTCGGTTCCGGCCGAGAACCTCTATGCCGCCGAGGGCTTAAGTCTCGAAGCGGCGGCGACGACCGAGTTCCTGGCGATCGGCGCCCATGCGGTGCGCCGCTCGATGACCGGTGCGGGCGCACGGGCGCTCGTCATCGGCGCCGGGCCGATCGGGCTTGGGGCGGCGATTTTCTCGCGCATCGCAGGCCATGAGGTGACGCTGCTCGATACCAGCACCGAGCGGCTGCAGATGGCGTCGGATCGCTTCGGCTTCACCTCCGGTATCGTTGCCAACGAGGCGACAACGGAGGCCGTTCGCGACAAGACCAATGGCGACGGCTTCGACGTGGTCTTCGACGCGACGGGCTACGGGCCTTCGATGGAGAAGGCATTTTCCTTCGTCGCCCATGGCGGCGCGCTGGTGCTGGTCAGCGTCGTCAAGGACGATATCCGATTCTCCGATCCCGAATTCCACAAGCGCGAGATGATGGTGATCGGCAGCCGCAACGCCACCCGCGTCGATTTCGAGCATGTGGCGGATTCGATCGCCAAAGGGCTGGTGCCGGTGGACAAACTCATCACCCACCGCACGACGCTTGCCGATGCACCGCGCGATCTCGCGCGCTGGGCGCATGAGAAGAATGGGTTGATCAAGGCGGTGATCAGTATTGGTGGTTAG
- a CDS encoding ABC transporter permease yields MTVTPTEIVAPPPRRKMNILFGLTLIGLLIFLWIVLGVVTPSFWTPLNISNLLRQGAMTAILALGQTFVIITAGIDLSVGAIVGFCTVIIAWLLQAGVPVWGAIALTLLMGVAIGAFHGFGIVHMGLPPFIITLATLTSLRGIGLLITNGSTINITNEGFSNFARADLLSIPSLFWMVILVAVPSFIFLHLSRWGRYLFAVGSNAEAARLSGVNVKGMIYLAYILSASFAAFVGVLLASRIAIGNATQADGWELQAIASSVIGGTSLFGAVGSVHGPLIGAFILATINNGANLLNVNSFWQRIITGLLIIVIVFFDQLRRRRSN; encoded by the coding sequence ATGACTGTCACCCCCACCGAAATCGTCGCGCCGCCGCCGCGCCGGAAAATGAACATCCTGTTCGGCCTGACGCTGATCGGCCTGCTGATCTTCCTCTGGATCGTGCTTGGCGTCGTCACCCCGAGCTTCTGGACGCCGCTCAATATCTCCAACCTGCTGCGTCAAGGCGCGATGACGGCAATCCTGGCGCTCGGCCAGACCTTCGTCATCATCACCGCCGGCATCGACCTTTCGGTCGGCGCCATCGTCGGGTTCTGCACCGTCATCATTGCCTGGCTGCTGCAGGCGGGCGTGCCGGTCTGGGGTGCGATCGCGCTGACGCTGCTGATGGGTGTGGCGATCGGCGCCTTCCATGGCTTCGGCATCGTGCATATGGGCCTGCCGCCGTTCATCATCACGCTGGCGACCCTGACATCGCTGCGCGGCATCGGCCTGCTGATCACCAACGGCTCTACGATCAATATCACCAATGAGGGGTTCAGCAATTTCGCCCGCGCCGATTTGCTCAGTATTCCGAGCCTGTTCTGGATGGTCATCCTGGTGGCGGTCCCATCCTTCATCTTCCTGCATCTGAGCCGTTGGGGCCGCTATCTCTTCGCGGTCGGTTCGAACGCCGAGGCGGCGCGCCTTTCCGGCGTCAACGTCAAGGGCATGATCTATCTTGCCTATATCCTCTCGGCCTCCTTCGCCGCCTTCGTCGGCGTGCTGCTCGCCTCGCGCATCGCCATCGGCAATGCGACACAGGCCGACGGCTGGGAACTGCAGGCGATCGCCTCCTCCGTCATCGGCGGCACCAGCCTGTTCGGCGCGGTCGGCTCGGTGCACGGCCCGCTGATCGGCGCCTTCATTCTCGCCACCATCAACAACGGCGCGAACCTTCTGAACGTCAACTCCTTCTGGCAGCGTATCATCACCGGTCTGCTGATCATCGTGATCGTGTTCTTCGACCAGCTGCGCCGCCGCCGGAGCAATTGA
- a CDS encoding sugar ABC transporter ATP-binding protein yields MIGLEEVSHRHDDSATLKEANRIPAGSPILELKGLQKNYGHVQALKPATLTFLAGEIHAIVGENGAGKSTLIKLLTGVITRTAGEVLWCGQSVGLSTPNEAIARGINAVHQEVVLCRHLTVAANLFLGDEVNRYGLMRKKQMEKMAQAVLDDLGFGLPAGALLSELTIGQQQLVATARAAMRGTQFLIFDEPTAYLTRQESAQLFKLIRRLQGEGVTIVYISHRMEEVFELADRVSVLRDGTHVGTRLIGETNDAELISLMINRSIEQIYHKEEIAIGETILTVNGLSGPGFEDVSLSVKAGQIVGLYGLIGAGRSEFALGLYGRQPTTSGDVEWMGKRVDIRNERTAMELGIALAPESRRDQGLCLNLPIGLNINLPVFGRLSHGPVINHARESANADQQIRNLSIKTPSRRVPASSMSGGNQQKIVIGKWLSHGARLFIFDEPTVGVDVGTKAEIYRLFAQLLKDGAGIILISSYLPEVYELADRLHVFRAGKIVASHDYHAATHEEVLSEAIGV; encoded by the coding sequence ATGATCGGACTGGAAGAGGTCAGTCATCGCCATGATGACAGCGCGACGCTGAAAGAAGCCAATCGAATTCCCGCCGGATCGCCTATCCTCGAACTCAAGGGCCTGCAGAAGAATTACGGTCATGTGCAGGCGCTGAAGCCAGCGACGCTGACCTTTCTTGCCGGCGAAATCCACGCCATCGTCGGCGAAAACGGCGCCGGCAAATCCACCCTCATCAAATTGCTGACCGGCGTCATCACCCGCACCGCCGGCGAAGTGCTGTGGTGCGGCCAATCGGTAGGACTGTCGACGCCGAACGAGGCGATCGCCCGCGGCATCAACGCCGTCCACCAGGAAGTCGTGCTCTGCCGGCACCTGACGGTCGCCGCCAATCTCTTCCTCGGCGACGAGGTCAACCGCTATGGCCTGATGCGCAAGAAGCAAATGGAGAAGATGGCCCAGGCCGTGCTCGACGATCTCGGCTTCGGCCTGCCGGCGGGTGCACTGCTAAGCGAGCTGACCATCGGCCAGCAGCAGCTGGTGGCAACCGCGCGCGCGGCGATGCGCGGCACGCAATTCCTGATCTTCGATGAACCCACCGCCTATCTCACCCGCCAGGAATCGGCGCAGCTCTTCAAGCTGATCCGCCGCCTGCAGGGCGAAGGCGTCACCATCGTCTATATCAGCCACCGCATGGAGGAAGTGTTCGAGCTTGCCGACCGTGTCTCGGTGCTGCGCGACGGCACGCATGTCGGCACGCGCCTGATCGGCGAGACCAACGATGCCGAACTGATCTCGCTGATGATCAACCGCTCGATCGAACAGATCTACCACAAGGAAGAAATCGCGATCGGCGAGACGATCCTCACGGTCAACGGCCTCTCCGGCCCGGGCTTCGAAGATGTGTCGCTCAGCGTCAAGGCGGGACAGATCGTCGGCCTCTACGGCCTGATCGGCGCCGGACGCAGCGAATTCGCGCTGGGGCTCTACGGCCGCCAGCCGACGACATCGGGCGATGTCGAATGGATGGGCAAACGTGTCGACATCCGCAACGAACGCACGGCGATGGAACTCGGCATTGCGCTGGCGCCGGAAAGCCGGCGCGACCAGGGGCTTTGCCTCAACCTGCCGATCGGCCTCAACATCAACCTGCCGGTGTTTGGGCGGCTTAGCCACGGGCCGGTGATCAATCACGCGCGCGAATCGGCCAATGCCGACCAGCAGATCCGCAATCTCAGCATCAAGACGCCGAGCCGGCGCGTTCCGGCCTCCAGCATGTCGGGCGGCAACCAGCAGAAGATCGTCATCGGCAAGTGGCTGAGCCATGGCGCCCGGCTTTTCATCTTCGACGAGCCGACCGTCGGCGTCGACGTCGGCACCAAGGCGGAAATCTACCGGCTGTTCGCCCAGCTTCTGAAGGACGGCGCCGGTATCATCCTGATCTCCTCCTACCTGCCCGAGGTCTACGAACTGGCCGACCGGCTGCACGTCTTCCGCGCCGGCAAAATCGTCGCGAGCCATGATTATCACGCGGCGACGCATGAAGAAGTGCTCAGCGAAGCGATCGGCGTCTGA
- a CDS encoding ABC transporter substrate-binding protein gives MSFVKSLLSRRAFTALAGAAVIATAMPAPSFAADVTIPIIVKDTTSFYWQIVLAGARKAGKDLGVNVPELGAQAESDVNGQISILENAVAGKPAAIVISPTEFKALGKPIDEAAKSVPIIGIDSGADSKAFKSFLTTDNVQGGRIAADGLAAAIKGATGKEEGEVVILTNLPGVGSLEQRREGFLDQVKTKYPGLKVIADKYGDGQATTGLNMMTDLITANPNLVGIFASNLIMAQGVGQAIAENKLGDKIKVIGFDSDDKTVGFLKDGAIAGLVVQDPYRMGYDGVKTALAVSKGEKVEENVDTGANLVTKANMADPKIDALLNPKIK, from the coding sequence ATGAGTTTCGTGAAATCCCTTCTGTCCCGCCGCGCCTTTACCGCGCTTGCGGGCGCCGCAGTTATCGCCACGGCGATGCCGGCACCGTCGTTTGCAGCCGACGTGACGATCCCGATCATCGTCAAGGACACGACGTCCTTCTACTGGCAGATCGTTCTGGCCGGCGCCCGCAAGGCCGGCAAGGATCTCGGCGTCAACGTGCCGGAACTCGGCGCACAGGCCGAATCCGACGTCAACGGCCAGATCAGCATTCTTGAGAACGCCGTTGCCGGCAAGCCGGCGGCCATCGTCATTTCGCCGACCGAATTCAAGGCGCTCGGCAAGCCGATCGATGAAGCGGCCAAGTCGGTACCGATCATCGGCATCGACTCGGGTGCTGACTCCAAGGCGTTCAAGTCGTTCCTGACGACCGACAACGTTCAGGGCGGCCGCATCGCCGCTGATGGTCTGGCCGCCGCTATCAAGGGCGCCACCGGCAAGGAAGAGGGCGAAGTCGTCATCCTCACCAACCTTCCGGGCGTCGGCTCGCTGGAACAGCGCCGCGAAGGCTTCCTGGATCAGGTGAAGACCAAGTATCCGGGCCTGAAGGTCATTGCCGACAAGTACGGCGACGGCCAGGCAACGACCGGCCTGAACATGATGACCGACCTGATCACGGCAAACCCGAACCTCGTCGGCATCTTCGCCTCGAACCTGATCATGGCGCAGGGCGTCGGCCAGGCGATCGCCGAAAACAAGCTCGGCGACAAGATCAAGGTCATTGGCTTCGACAGCGACGACAAGACGGTCGGCTTCCTCAAGGATGGCGCGATTGCCGGCCTGGTGGTTCAGGATCCCTACCGCATGGGTTATGACGGCGTGAAGACCGCGCTTGCCGTCTCCAAGGGCGAGAAGGTCGAAGAGAACGTCGACACCGGCGCAAACCTCGTCACCAAGGCGAATATGGCCGATCCGAAGATCGACGCGCTGCTGAACCCGAAGATCAAGTAA
- a CDS encoding RbsD/FucU family protein: MLKGIHPLLGPDLLHALKTMGHGDDIVISDANFPSGSMGPPVIRADGVSATDMAEAILTHMPLDTFVPEAAWRMEVVGDPDAVPEVCTEFQQIVSKHAGNFRIARVERFAFYAMARKATYIVATTEFRLYGNLILKKGVVHPHEVDMA, from the coding sequence ATGCTCAAGGGTATTCATCCGCTGCTTGGCCCCGACCTGCTCCATGCGCTGAAGACCATGGGACATGGCGACGACATCGTCATATCAGACGCCAATTTTCCCTCAGGCTCAATGGGCCCGCCGGTCATTCGCGCCGACGGCGTCAGCGCCACTGACATGGCCGAGGCCATCCTGACGCATATGCCACTCGATACATTCGTGCCGGAAGCGGCGTGGCGGATGGAAGTGGTCGGCGATCCCGATGCGGTGCCGGAGGTCTGCACCGAGTTCCAGCAGATCGTTTCCAAGCACGCCGGCAATTTTCGCATCGCGCGGGTCGAGCGTTTTGCGTTTTACGCGATGGCGCGCAAGGCCACCTACATCGTCGCGACGACGGAATTCCGACTGTACGGGAACCTGATTTTGAAAAAGGGCGTCGTCCATCCGCACGAGGTCGATATGGCCTGA